In the genome of Anaerolineae bacterium, one region contains:
- a CDS encoding NADH-quinone oxidoreductase subunit D — MSVQIPPTERLRTDTIEINMGPHHPSTHGVFRMVLTLDGETVVDLEPRFGYLHRGIEKTAEERTYVQNVPFTDRLDYICGITNNWAYALALEKLAGIEVPERAEYIRVILGELTRVMNHMLAIGFLWNDLGATTFTPVVYAFRERERILDLIEMAAGSRMMPSYIRAGGVVADLPEEFMPRLQKLVPHLKRFIDEMDTMLTKNEIFRARAVGVGVLKAKDAINAGISGPVLRASGVPYDIRKVDSYSIYDRFDFEVPVHTAGDVYARYLQRLAEARQSLRIIEQAMRDIPEGPVTSLPYKQLSRLKPPKGEAYGRIESPKGELGFYLVSDGSNKPYRFRIRSTSLLNLTLLREMCIGHKVADVVT, encoded by the coding sequence ATGAGCGTGCAGATACCTCCCACAGAACGCCTGCGCACCGATACCATTGAAATCAATATGGGCCCGCACCATCCCAGCACCCACGGTGTGTTCCGCATGGTGCTGACCCTGGACGGAGAGACGGTGGTTGATCTCGAGCCGCGCTTCGGCTATCTGCATCGCGGCATCGAGAAGACGGCGGAGGAGCGCACGTATGTGCAGAACGTGCCCTTCACGGACCGTCTCGATTACATCTGCGGCATCACCAACAACTGGGCCTATGCGCTGGCGCTGGAGAAGCTCGCCGGCATCGAGGTGCCGGAGCGCGCCGAATACATCCGCGTCATCCTGGGCGAGCTGACCCGCGTCATGAACCATATGCTGGCCATCGGCTTCCTGTGGAATGACCTGGGCGCCACGACCTTCACGCCGGTGGTCTATGCCTTCCGCGAGCGCGAGCGTATCCTGGACCTGATCGAGATGGCCGCCGGCTCGCGCATGATGCCCAGCTACATTCGCGCCGGCGGCGTCGTGGCCGATCTGCCCGAAGAGTTCATGCCGCGCCTGCAGAAGCTGGTGCCGCACCTGAAGCGCTTCATTGACGAGATGGACACCATGCTGACCAAGAACGAGATCTTCCGCGCCAGGGCGGTGGGTGTGGGCGTGCTGAAGGCCAAGGATGCCATCAATGCCGGCATCAGCGGCCCGGTACTGCGGGCCTCCGGCGTCCCCTACGACATCCGTAAAGTTGATTCCTATTCCATCTACGACCGCTTCGATTTCGAGGTGCCGGTGCATACCGCCGGCGATGTCTATGCCCGCTATCTCCAGCGCCTGGCGGAGGCGCGGCAGAGCCTGCGCATCATCGAGCAGGCCATGCGGGATATCCCCGAAGGGCCGGTCACCAGCCTGCCGTACAAACAGCTCTCTCGGCTCAAACCGCCCAAGGGCGAGGCCTACGGGCGCATCGAGTCGCCCAAGGGCGAACTGGGCTTCTATCTGGTGAGCGACGGGAGCAATAAGCCCTACCGCTTTCGCATCCGCTCCACCAGCCTGCTGAACCTGACCCTTCTGCGGGAGATGTGCATTGGCCATAAGGTGGCGGACGTGGTGACCA
- a CDS encoding NADH-quinone oxidoreductase subunit C, whose amino-acid sequence MLTHEEILSRLRERFPEAVLDVPEGMIDFTIVIAPQAWHDVALFLRDELGYDFLTNVTAVDWPDRFEVVYHLYGVQAGHPLLTIKLPVTDKENPVVPSVVDVWRSADFQEREEYDLMGIRFEGHPNLKRIMMWEGYEGHPLRKDFQNRTYSYAELEPSRKATPDW is encoded by the coding sequence ATGCTGACCCACGAGGAAATCCTCTCCCGACTGCGCGAACGCTTCCCCGAGGCGGTTCTCGATGTCCCCGAGGGCATGATTGACTTCACCATCGTCATCGCGCCGCAGGCCTGGCACGATGTGGCTCTCTTCCTGCGGGACGAGTTGGGATACGACTTCCTGACCAACGTCACCGCCGTGGACTGGCCGGACCGCTTCGAGGTGGTCTATCACCTCTACGGGGTGCAGGCCGGCCACCCCCTGCTGACGATCAAACTGCCGGTGACGGACAAGGAGAACCCCGTCGTGCCCTCCGTGGTGGATGTCTGGCGCTCCGCCGATTTCCAGGAGCGAGAGGAATATGACCTGATGGGCATCCGCTTCGAGGGCCATCCCAACCTGAAACGTATCATGATGTGGGAGGGCTATGAAGGCCATCCCCTGCGCAAAGATTTCCAGAACCGCACCTACTCCTATGCCGAGCTGGAGCCTTCCCGCAAGGCCACCCCAGACTGGTGA